tcaatatttaatttcttacaAGAGCAAGCCGTTGTCTTACAATTAGATGCACAGTTGAATAAACAATTCCAGCAGTGGTTGCTTGATCATTTGTCACAGGTACAAATTACCATCCTTCCTTTCATAGATTAAGAAGGTGTAATCAATAGGCTGAAGTTGAGTTTAGTCGGCCTTTACTCATACATATGTTTGTGCTGAAGCTCTTAATAGATGTTCATCAGCCATTgagtgtttttgaaaaaaaaaatatatttgcaaatGTTTTCCAATTCTTTTAGCTGTTTAACACTTAGGTTTGGATTTCCCAAAAGCTTCAAAGCttttaaatcactttttttcaaGCCAAATCTGCTAGTCTGGCAAAATACCACAAATATTATCTCTGAGGAATTGAACAGCCAGATGACATCCTAAAAGGAATTTCTTCTTATACGACTGAATGTGCAAGCTTGTTCCAGAAGTAAATTCCAAAAATGATTATGATATGACCTAGTGTAATTTTCACTGCTTGAAATATGTAACAAAACATCCTTGATTCCGCTTTTAAATGGTTAGAATTCATTTCAGGTactttaaaaaatgaagaaccTTGTAATATGAAACATTTCGAAtagtaataaatgttttatcacaaaacaaaCACGACAATTTGTTTAGTTTTCTCTTCTTTACATTCATCATTCACATTGTACTGATATTGTCCGCCGCGCTTTACTTAAATAAAACATTCGACtgtaaaaaaacttaaatattattaattagatacgcaaaaataaaccgttattttttttctactgaCTACTCCAAGAGCTCTGACTCGATAACATGCCTAGCAGAGAGAAGGGTGGGGGTAAAGGGAAAGACAGCAGTAGAGCTGTTGgcgacattttattttatttaaggtACTAGGTAGAAGAATTTGAGCGTAGTTGCCGGTCCTCACATTTGGATACTCAACTCCAGCGCCAGGATTAATAAGTGTAGATAAGAAGATGAAATAAACGATTTAGCACAGTTTTATGTCTTtcattgattaaaaaaatagtattgatAACAGAAGGTGCAAGTTAATCTAGtccattcaacaaattttcatattttgcatgccctttttattttgagaatatattGATGTGTCGAacacactacaccaacattcgcAACTACACTAATTGTAAGTAGTGGATATTGATAGTAAGCAGTATGTTCAGTATATAAAATTAGAAGTTATTCCAAGAAAAACTgcattattcattataattaaaacttGACGAACTTTTGCATCAACTATTCAACTATAAAATTTCcaataagaatatttattgaagtggaaatttgatttttcgatCATCAAATACATTTGCTATCAAATAATTGGTTACATTACATTATTCAATTATTGGATATTGACTTTTCTCTAAGTATTTTGGACTGCTTTGAGGACTATTCTAAGGCCTCAGATGGGTCCTAAAAGCAGTGGTCtgactataaaataaaagtaaggtAGAACTTTAACCCCAACCTTTTAAACTTATGCATATTAAACTCAAAAACTACTGAACAGATTTTCATATGGTTTTCACCAATATTAAAGACTGATTCATGAAGTGAAATAAATTCTAGGGCTTTTCTCACACCAATCAAGTTAAGCGTTTGAtgagaaatgaaatatttgtttttgttatatctcCGGTATGATTTCTTAGGACACATCTGAAACAtaattacataataaaatatcttaattAGTGCAAATTTTGTGCAAGAAAATGATAATTGTCCATTGTTCATTTGTTAGTTTCACAGTAGCAAGGGATAGATATCATAAgtgtataaaaagaaaaattctgtACCAGTTTTTGTAGCTCAacatttatttgtcaaaaagaTCCTGGGAGATCACTTGCAAGTTAGCCTTTTACTCTCGACACTTGGCACCAACTTCATTAATTTAACTGTCACGATCCCAAAAACTTGGGTTTGataaatactcaattttttagcATTTATTCTAATACTCATCCTACGACCACTATTGAATAAATTTGTCACTCACACACACATTTTCGTTGATCTTGCTGGTAAAGGGGCGTCCAGGCCGGTCGTCGTTTTCCACTCTTTTCCCACCTTCTTGGATTAACTTGTACCACTCAAAAACACCCGATCTAGCCATGGAAGCATTACCGTAGATCTTAAATATATTGGAGGTTTCTTTGCCTGTTTTACCAGCTTTACATAAAATTTGATGGCATAAAATTGCAACATGATTTTCTGTGACTTATTTCAACAGAGGTTCACAGTACGAGCGATCTGTTTTCTTCAACTGCTGggataattaaatttatgaaaaaagagatatttttatgtaatcAATATTGCATAATTACATATATCTAGGTAATTATGAAAATCGatgatatcaataaaaattaatatataatattcgtgatgatttttcttgattttatgtattttctatgaaaaattaatttaaaataacatgtGTTATTTGACACTTTTTGTTCCGAAGTCTTTTGTCGGTTTTGTAGTTCTTGTAATACATTGATACTGCCTCAAATCTATTACccagtattttattttcaactgattttcatagaaaagacctaaagtaaagtaaaaaattaaagataattaatatttatagagaaattgGCACTGTTTAAATGACTTTAATATTAAAACCCTAATCATGAATAACAtgaaaaaagatattatttagtcttaaagttgaaatatttgCTAATCATCATTTAAAGGTatctatatttatttgataatccGGATTAACGAGTTTTCacagtaaaaataatataaaaggaatttgaagaaaagctacattatctattattattacaatCACAATTCAACCATAGAATTTTTGCATGGAATATAAtttgcaaaatttaaaaaattggtagTAATGATACTTAGAAAGAGATATGATTTGTCAGAATTAATGAGACTTCCCtactaaatttatttcaactaatCAATCAAATGAATCAATTAAATTCCTTATTCAATGTGAGTTACCCATTTTCAAGGAATATGTCTGACCAATCACAATTTTCAGACTTAGTTTTTGTTGAAAAGTATTTCCCATCTGTGTTCTGAGGGTCATATATACTAAACACATCTTCAATATGTAAATTGTTAGGTTTTAAGTTTTCATACATACTATGTCTATCACTATAATCCAAATTTAAAgtaagatattttaaaaatttttcggGTTCAAATAATCTTGGTCTAATACAAAAAGTATcatctaaaaattgtaaaacagaactaaatgttttcaaattattgaaatactgTCTTTTCTTTCTTGGTAGCAACTTTTCCAACATAAAAACTAAATGATGATGAAAACACTGAAATATAAGGTTTGGAGGTCTTTCTGGAATAGTACAACTTGGATGTTCCTGTTCTTTGGCATACTTGTCCAATGTTATGGTACTATTATAACAAATATCTAACCAGTTTTGTACACAATCTATTGTTGTAAGGGGATTATTAGCAAACAATGTTGGGTTTGTTAATATCCCATTAGCAACCATAACACCACTACATCCTGTGTACTCATGTAATTTGAAGCAATCTTCTAATGTTGTTATACCACCATTACCTACTACGGGCTTATCACAGTTTTCTCTTATCAGTCGTAAAGCATCTCTATTGATTTCTCCTACACTCTGTTGAGGATAGCGGGCATGAACTGTTAAGAAACTCACATCACATTTTTCTAATTGCCTACATATCTCAACAGTTTCTTTAATATCATATAAGAGTCTCATTTTAACACTAACTGAAAAGGGTTTTGGAATGCGGTTTCTACACTGTCTAACAATGTCATAAAGTAATTCcggttttttcaaaatttcacatcCCAATTCTTGGTCTTTGGCCCATTTTTGGGGACAACCACAATTCAAATCTACTCCATTGCAATAAGGTGCTGCCAAATAAGCTGCACCAACAAAATCATGCACTGTATTAGCTGCAAATTGTATCACTAGTGGatcatccaatgaatttgtctTGAACTCGTTTCTTCTAGCTTTCTCACTTTGACAAAATGAATCTGCTAAGATCATTGGAGTAAACGTTAAGTCACAATCATAAAGTTTTACCAAGTTTCTGAATTGAAGTTTGCTGTAACGTACCATAGGAGCACATATTTTCACCATCTTTTTATCTCGAAAAAGATCAACTATGTTTTTATCACTTTTAGtagacatttttattataatcgcTAATTCTTCACAATTCTCAATTATATATTAAACATATTAAAGTTAAAATCAGGTTATGTTATAAACATAAACCATAGAATTTTATATTGTAGTATTGAAAATGGAGTGCAGTGACATAAATTGACTCAGACCATagagtaaatttttattttaactctATGCATTAGAAACTCATTTTTGGTGTCCTTATGGTGCAGGCACAAGAGAAAATTCACAGATGTACAATAACGATGGTTCACGTACGATTAAACAGTTTTTGTCTACATCTTAAATGATAATACCATTTCTAACATAGAAAATAGAGCTCTAGAGAATAGTGTTGATTGACTGCTTTTACTATGCTTGCTCTACCCCATAGGTAACTTTTATACGGAGCCCGAAGCTTGTAACCTTCCCTGGATTTTCGTAATTCTAGAGAAAATATATCAATGGCAGATCtaatagtttttcaaagttttatttttttttggggaatttttaaaattgtctaCCACAATGTCAACTGCGAGATAATGCTTGCAATTGTTAGTTTCCAATAGTAATAATAGGATATGTTCAAATTTCAAAGCGGCAGACGCGGTCAAATGGATTCAGAGTTCATCAAAAATTGATACTTGTCTTACCTGATCGTGAGTCGCAACCACCACTTTGTCTCTGTGAGTCTCCACCTCATATATGGTAGGTATAAGGGCctctatgtaaaaaaaatcaggtCTGGTCTAATACATATAGCCCACGGGCTTTTAGTCTTGGCAATAAAAGTAGGTATTCAATTATATATGGATTTTCATTTTccgatataaattattacaactATTGTTCTCATTATCGGTTATGCTGGTGCTTGTCGAAGAGAAGAGCTCACTAAGATGTTCTCATAGACAAAAGA
The genomic region above belongs to Diorhabda carinulata isolate Delta chromosome 9, icDioCari1.1, whole genome shotgun sequence and contains:
- the LOC130898189 gene encoding tRNA-dihydrouridine(20a/20b) synthase [NAD(P)+]-like; translated protein: MSTKSDKNIVDLFRDKKMVKICAPMVRYSKLQFRNLVKLYDCDLTFTPMILADSFCQSEKARRNEFKTNSLDDPLVIQFAANTVHDFVGAAYLAAPYCNGVDLNCGCPQKWAKDQELGCEILKKPELLYDIVRQCRNRIPKPFSVSVKMRLLYDIKETVEICRQLEKCDVSFLTVHARYPQQSVGEINRDALRLIRENCDKPVVGNGGITTLEDCFKLHEYTGCSGVMVANGILTNPTLFANNPLTTIDCVQNWLDICYNSTITLDKYAKEQEHPSCTIPERPPNLIFQCFHHHLVFMLEKLLPRKKRQYFNNLKTFSSVLQFLDDTFCIRPRLFEPEKFLKYLTLNLDYSDRHSMYENLKPNNLHIEDVFSIYDPQNTDGKYFSTKTKSENCDWSDIFLENG